TTAGTGAATTGTGAGGTAAAGGAAGAACCCACAACCCATATTCCCATCTACTATGGTAAAATTTGAATGTTCTAAGAcctttttcattctttgttgAGGATGCAATGGGTGTTCCATTGTTTAGCCTAATTGGAATGACAGATAGAGGAGTTGGTGTGGGAAAAAGTGCACAATACCAAAATTTCCCAAGAAAAGCACTCTTATTGATTAGCAAAAGATATCTTCCTCAAAACTTAGTTGGATTGGTCCATGATTCCTCACTACTTTGATGATATTTCCTTTTTGGATTATTGATGGTTTGTGTTAGCAGAGAATTGCagctctttgtttttttcctcatttcttattctttttcttttttttaccctttagtgttcttttatataaattttgtataCTCTAAGTTGCAACCTCTCTCTGTTAAACACTCTTTTATAgatttgcctattaaaaaaaggtTGTTCAAGAAAAGATCTATCAACCTCCCCCTAAAAGCCCCATTAATTTCCTCACGACATGTGAACTAAAGAATTATCAAAGCACAACTCAAACAAGTAAGACACCTGCCTCTTTGACATGCAATTTAGCCAAAGCTCATTTCTACAAACTCTAAAAGTCCAACAATAGGTCTCTAAACTCCTAAACCTACCCACAAGGCAACATTTCATGCTTGGGTTCTTATTTTTCACACCAAAAACTCCTCCCTCCACTCTAAATTCTCCTTCGACTTAGATTGGCCTTAAGCACTTCAGGATGAAACCCTCATGCAACTTAGCTTCATCCCCAACTAAAACATTTGTATATAATTTTCCTCCATTGCTAACAACTTCCACTCCTTCCATGGACAACCTAGAATtaggaaaaacacaaaaaatctCCCTACCTCTCTGGGAACATCaaagaaagaagatatcaaCTCGCCTCATTTCATCTCAACTCTAGCCTATAGCATCTCCCTGCACATTTCAATTCTTTGAGGAGACATTACAATTTTTCAAAGTAAATCATGCAAGCAAAAAGCCAAACAATGCCCCTTTCAACCTAGGTTAACACACCATGAGTACCTCTACCCATTCTACTATCCTATCCTCCAACTTGCCTTTGACAACTTCTATGTTGATTTAAAACAATCATATTTTGATAGGCAGAGAAAAGATAGATTAAGCGGCACCTAACAAAAAGGCACACATACTATACACACAGGTGATAAACAATAACTACAaagataaagagagaaaaaaaacaaaaaacttctaGACAAGACAAACACCATAAAAGACCAAAGTATCCATAATTAAAGGCTATCAAAAAAATCTGGCAATGCACAATTTTCTATTAATAGGGCATGAAACCACTTCAAAAGGATGTGATTAGGAtctccttaaattttttattgagaaGCTCTTCCCTATTGAAAAACCCGCTATTACACTCTCTCCGGGTGCACCTAAACAAATGACCCTTCCCAGATGCCAACATTTTCTCCACTTTGTGACTATGAATATTATCATCAATAATAATTACCTTATGCCAATTGTTGTGCCCCAAATCCTTAGCACATGGACACAAAGATCtgataatgaaataataaaatgtcaGAGACAAAGGCCTACCATGGTTcagcaaaaatattttctatgtcCATGGATAGTATAAGATAAGATCCACTATGACCAAAGAACTATAGAAGGAGATGATACAAGAGAGTGAAACCCAAATCCTAAAACAAACTCCACTTTCCCTCTCTAGGATTCTGAGCCAAAAACAAAATCTCAGTTTCCTGTTTTCTGGTGTCTTCTCCTTCTCAACCTATCCTCCTCCTTCCATTGATCTCTTCTACATCTTATCTGTAAATTTCTCAGCTTGTTTAAAGAAAGTGGACATGTTTCAGCCAATTTATAGCATGTTTTCTAATTTCTATATCACATTATAAGCCAACAAGGCCAATTTCTTCTAATTCTTTCATCTAGTAATTCACATGAGCCACACTACTAGTACTACTCACAAATGTACACAAGGAATCAGGATAAAATTCTGTTATGGTGAGCTCACTGTACTGTCACCTATGCTTTGACCTCAGTGCAAAACAAATATGTTAGAATTAAAGATATGACCTAGTGTAGACTATCTTGTAACACCTAAAAAGTAACCATTAACAgccaaaattatgaaaatgtcttttcatcatttattcCATACTCCACATGAATCAATTCTCAAATGAAAATACATTTCCATTTCTCCCTCTAGAATTCTTTGTGATTATTGAAGCCTAAAATTACTTCTCTTAGGACCAACAAAAGTCTTCCAACATGATGCTACAAAGGCAATGTGGAAAGAAATAAGGTTTATGCAGTTGTCCTATACTTGTTTGACAAAAGGCGAAGGGTTCCTGTCAAACATCCATggttttatatatttcatattcagTCAAATTATGTAATCACCATACAGAACATGGCAGAAGGTCCGACAAGTCAATTCACATAAACCTATTACACAATCCGttccattggttttttttttattttagttttcgaTAGGCATTGTACAATCGACTGGATtgtttctatttaaaaactatttgatGAACCAGCCAAAGATCCTTGGCAGTAACAAACAGCACAAACGTCAAGAAGAAAAACTTCAGAGAGTTTACCATCAACAGTAACCCTCATTTTGGCGGTTtagaaaattaaggaaattgaaTGAATATTTTAGGTTGTTTTAGTAGTCTTGGGACTATGAGTGAGGAATGTTTTTTTTGTAACCGTTGTCAGAAAAAATGAAGCATCAACCATCTCAAACTTCAATGCATTCGCttttcccacttttttttttcagcaaccaaacactcgaaaacaaattaattagaAGACCACTTACCCCAACGAGAGGAAAAGCAACGAAAATGAAGGCATTCTGTAGAGGCTTCACGGCCGGCTTCGGAATCAAATACGGGCAAGCCGCAGCCGCTAGAAACAGACCCGTGGAACAGCAGCACAAATGCAGATTCTCCCTCAAGAAATCCGCCAAGTCTGCCCACCTAATCGCTTTCGCAATTCGAAGAAAAGATTCCTGCGTTCTACTCAGCGTCGATCCACTGccatgatgatgatggtggtggCCGTGGCCGTGGCcgtgatggtggtggtggccATCGTGGTGATGATCATTgtgggggtggtggtggtggtgatgagAATCCTCCGCCTTGGCGACGAATTGGAGAGCGCGGTGGCGGGAAAGAAGAGGGAAATTGAGAGGAGGAAAGAGGGATTTGGGAAGAGAGAGATTATAAAAGAAGAGGGTCCGATGGTGGAAGGGCTCAAACGAATTGTTGACTCGTCTCCTTGCACAACTCAGTGAAGGGACTCCACGAAAGGGGAGAGTTTCCATTGCGGGATGTTTGGTAGTGGGGAAAATTTTCAGGCCATCAATGCCTCAAAATTCACAGCTTCTGGCCGTGAGCCTCTCCGTAAAAGACAGCATTCTTCTTAAATCAGCAACTTCACTAGACGATGATGTTATGCCATCCACACCATGTGCTCATGATCGCACTTTCTGGAATTTTCACACTTCAGCGAGGGTGTATTTGGTAATTTCAAAAAGGGCAAGTTAAATGACGGAAAAACCCACCAGCCGTGACCGGAAGGTCGCAGCTGCGTTGACCAATAATTCGCATTAGGTCTCTTAAAATTCCAAACGTCGAATGCAGGGTCCGATACGAGATCAATAAGATGAATGTCACATATCCTATTATTTCCTATATCCcattattttatagtttgatCCTGTTTATTATTTGTTCCGATatcttagaatttttgtttagtttatatttttcaattttttcttcttgtcgTGGAAAATTCCCACGAAAGACGAAGTTAGGACGTGTGAGGTGAAATAGAACTCCTATTAGATTTTGTCCTCTTCATTTTTCAGTGACTTTTGGGATGTTGGTGTGGCATCCACACCATGTGTTCATCATAGTGACTCTTGGAGCTCTGACTCTTCCACCGGGGTGAATTTTATTTGAACTTTGACAGGCGGCTGAAGTAAATAACGGAAACCCTGGTCTCGAGGTGTAGGAGGCTGACCCACAATGGTCACAGCCAGGTGATGCTAAGGTTGACCAATAATTTATAGGAGGTGATGTATGGaatgatatatacatatatccATAATTATTGGGGTGTGAGATGTGATCCTCTCAGCCGCCATCAGCAGTTCAATTTTTTGTTCGGAATGGAAAGAATCTGCCCCAAAGGCACCTCTGCTTTCATTTGAATGCCATTAAAAAATTGCATGCAAGGTTGTAACCATGGACCCTTTCATGAATATAAAACCCAAACCCCCCAAGGACTACACCACAGCTTCAGCTTCAGCttctgcctttttttttatctcttcactCTGTTCGGTGTTTGGTGTCACTTGATTTTGAGGCCTAAGAAGATGGAGGGAAGAAGGGTTGTTGGCTGGGCTGCTAGGGATGCTTCTGGGCTTCTCTCTCCTTATTCATTCACTCTCAGGTTTCACTCTGTCCTTCTGTCTCTCGGCTGCTCTCTTCACTACTGGCTGATCTTTGAATGTATACATGAACAGAAAAACAGGTCCTGAAGACGTGGTGATCAAGGTGCTCTACTGTGGAATGGACCACACGGATCTTCATCAGATGAGGAACGAAGTACACTCCACTAATTACCCTTTGGTCCCAGGGTCTGCACCTATTTCTTCATCCCTCTCACACATTTTGTTGACATCTTCCTGCATAAAAAggattcaaaaaattcaaaagaaaaaccatCGTATTGTATATAGAAgcttatattaatttattctcaTTTGTTTCTTTGCCGGAACTGAAGGCATGAAGTAGTGGGGGAAGTGGTGGAGTTGGGTTCAGAAGTAAAGAAATACAGAGTTGGGGACATGGTAGGAGTTGGATGCATAGTTGGGTCTTGTGGGAGATGCCTCTCTTGTAATTCCAACATAGAGCAATACTGCAATAACAGAATCTTCACCTACAATGGTATCTACAAAGACGGAAGACCAACTCAAGGAGGGTTCTGTTCTGCCATGATTGTTCATCAAAAGTAAGCAATAAACACAAGCCATAAAAACTAGCCTTACCACCTCCTTTCTGTTTTCACAAGTTACCTAATCAACACAAACAAATGCAGGTTTGTTGTGAGGATTCCAGAAAAGCTTTCACCGGAGCAAGCTGCACCACTGCTGTGTGCTGGGGTGACGGCTTACAGTCCCTTAAGACAGTTCATGGGGTCCGGTAAGGTTCTCAATGCAGGAATTTTGGGTTTGGGGGGAGTTGGTCATCTGGGTGTTAAAATAGCGAAGGCAATGGGGCATCATGTGACTGTGATCAGCTCTTCTGATAAGAAAAGGGAGGAGGCTTTGCAGCACTTGGGAGCGGATGCTTTCCTAGTGAGCTCCAATGCGGCTGAGATGGAAGAAGCTGCAAACAATCTTGACTATATTCTTGACACCGTGCCGGCTTTGCACCCTTTGCAGTCTTATCTTTCACTTCTTAAAGTTGATGGGAAGCTATTCTTGGTTGGAGTATCTCCAAAACCACTGCAATTTGATGCAACCGATTTGATTCTAGGTATGCAATTTCAAGATTATGTTGCAGAACTAAAATATGTGAATCTGCATTATAAGCTACTAACTGGCCTACAAACAATTTGTTGCTATATAGGGAAGAAGAATATTACTGGAAGTTTCATTGGAAGCATGGAAGAGACTCAAGAAATATTAGACTTCTGGGCTGAGAAGAATTTGACTTCAATGATAGAGATAGTGAAGATGGACTACGTGAACAAGGCATttgaaagaatggaaagaaGCGATGTCAGGTATCGGTTTGTGGTGGATGTAGCTGGTAGCAACCTTGAATGATTAACCTCATCATCGCCCCGCCTCTCAGAGAATACAATAAATTTTGATGGGATTCTTCCTATGGCATGTGTGTCCTGCAACCAGAGTTATATTAATGTGTACCATGAGTGGAAATAAGGTTcctgaaaaataaaatcctcATAAGTCCAATTATAGACTTTGATTGATTTCCTTTTTGGTGCTTCTGACAAGGTTGAGATCCCCTTCATCCAGGTTGACTCTCATTTCTTATGCCTGGATAAAGAATTCCTCTCAGCCACTCTTTTAATCATTGTATCTAAAAAGATACAAAGCGAGTGGCCCGACATAGTCTGAAGAAGCTGCATTcaacaaaatatcaatcaagCAGTTCCACTGTGGGTTTTATTCTTACAGCTTTCATGCCTTACAACCATAAAAACGAGaggaaaacccaaaaaaaaaaggacccTTTAGGAACACATTATTTATTCCACACGCGGTAGTGGTATGCCGTACTGTATCTTCTCATAGGATTCACTGGATCACCCAGCTAGTTGGTTCAAGgccataaataaaatttgaggaaaCGCTCGTATTTACATTCATCACATAAAAGACATCAAACAAAGGCCAAGACAAGCATCTTAGGAGTGCCTGAATGATAGTACAGCATATACGTCAACAGAAGGCACTATGGGTGATGAAGGTAGCTAGCTCATACTGCAAATAAATCAAGCTAAGTAAACTGAATTGCAAAAGGCAAGACCTATTATGGAATCTAAATGCCAGGCAATCCGATATCAATATTCGAATTTAAGCTACAATGTCAACATACATGTTTCAGGAGTCTTATCAATGCATAAAACAGAACATACCATTACTTGTCTAAGGTTACAAGTAAAGGATGTTAGCGACTCCAAATAGCTCTATTCATTGCACAGAAGAAGCTCCAACTGAGtgtcactaaaaaaaaaaaggaaaaagaaaaagaaaagaaaaaaggaagaggaagaaaaaaaaaactggcaTAAGAACAAAAAGTTGTTCTATCTTTCAAGATTGTTAAAGCAGAATCAGGCATTGATAAAATTCATGAAACCATCGCAAGATCTTCACCATATGATCATAAAGCAGATAGTGCCACTGGCTCAGTCAGCCTTTTCCCCTACCACTTCCTTCAGAAGATTTAGAGCCCTCATAGGCAGAAAGGAAGAAAGTACTCTGGTTTTTCTGCAGAAACCTGCATGACATGAATAAATATTTCATGAAGCATCATATTAATAATGGCATCATGACCccatatgaaaatgaaataattcaattttaatttcaatttatctaGCACCTGGAAAGACAATTTTCCTCTAGCCATTCCCAAAGAACATGTTACCAATAGGATAGatacaaaaatgaaatggaTTGAGGAAACAATAAGCAACTCATTCAAATGATATAAAAACAAACTGGGATATCTTCATTCTCATGATGAGCAAAAGAGgtcctaaaaaatatttctgcaTCAACTTAAGCTGAAGCAAGCCAGATCCCCTCATCAACCtgtatttatttaaattcaCTTAAAAACCCATATAACCCTTCAATCCccacacaaataaataaataaaatcatttacaGTTATATCAGAAGTTGTTGAAGTGCTTCTCTACTTGATCTTTCTTGTTCAAACAAGGGAAAAGCTACCAGGAATCTCATGCATGACCAACTTGTAAGTGGCAAAATTGATTGATCAGGTTCAGGAGCAGCTTCAAGGCAGAATGGCTACTGATGACCACTTGGAGGATCCCAAATGGAATAGTAAATATTTACTTTCATTGTTGTTcttattactaattttttctGTATGTGTTATTCTCTCTTActgatttttttacttttattaacttttaatcaaaattgggaataaaaaattcattttaaataaagaattgaGTTTATACTTGAGAAAGTCAATGAATTTCTGCTGCATGCCAATCAAAGTCTCCTCTTCGATGTTCACGCATGCTAACAACTCAGGCAACTTAACTGCAAccaatgaaaaaatttaaacagTAAGCTCTTAAAGTTAGAACAGTACAAGAAAAAAGATCAACAGTCTTTCATTTCTCCTTCTAAACAAAAACTAAGCTGTATAAGATAACATGGGCAGTGATGATGATCAGCTGAACAGCTTGATATcaagaaagaatgatataaagaaatatgaaaattatgtaATGCAATCAATCAAACCAAcaaattaagaatttaataGAAGACAACAAGCATATTCATAGAACTGCTAAAAAACCTGCTTATGTCATTCTTCATTAAACATTTCATGGAATAAGCCTTCTTAAGACACTGTtaccaaataaacaaaacttCATGCAATTAAAATGCTTTAGCACTTCTAGAGAAGCATACCAAAGAGGCGCAGCAGATGCTCTGCGCCATATACAGTTGATGGAGAGAGATCAGGGTGGTAAATTGCTTCTTGAAATTGTTGACgctcttttttatataaaagcaTCATTGGCAATGCTCTATCAAAGTAAGATCGAAGCCCATTCAATATTTCTGCAACATAATCAGTCATCCTGTATCCGAGAAAAAAACAACCATTAAAAGGATAAGGGTAAAGGCATCTCTTCAAGAAATATATACAAGATGGGAATTTCAATATAGTCTAATTTTCGCAAAACATGGTTATGTAGGATTAACTCACAATGACAAAATGTTATAAGACCTGCATCTGATGCATGCTTAAGGATATGAATGCATCTATTAGCATCCACATGTCTAGAAAGAGAGTGACAACTATGCACGAAATTTTAGATAAAGATAGAACATGGACTTAAGTACATTCttgcatatatttgtttttcctttttctttgacTGGTAGATTCTCATGCTGTGTATTTAAAGCAATCTACAGAAACCATTGCCTTTTTGAGGCCCAGTTAAATATTGCATAACAAATATTCCAAGATTGCAAAACATCTTGTTATTGCCactcaattaataaaaataaataacagaaAAAGAACCATAGCCACTCTAAGAAtgcaaataaaattgataacCAAACTCAGACCAGAGAtcttttccctatttttttccttatttgtttcTCCATCTACACCTTTTCTGTATCTATATGGATTATCAATATAGTTCCAAAAGCTGGAGGTGTTATTGTGGGTCAATCTATTGCAAAACAGGGTGCTCAACCTATATAAACTCTGAAATGGATAACAAAACCTTACATAAAGTTGAGGAGGAATCTGGTAAGACATATTACCAATCCTTTTGGATGCTCCTGATACCCTCAATCATGTCCTGTAGCAAGAGAACTAGGCTTCACTACAAGTACCAAGCAAGCCATACTTTCCCTATTAGTTTTGAACATCTCAAAGATTCAATCTTGTGTTAGCCTAACAATCAAGGAGTCCAATTTGATCGTCTTAAATCAATTTTACTTTAATTGCACCAACTTCATGCTTTATATTGCATCATGCAGACTCAATGAATTTATAAATGACGTCTTCGAATGTTTTTTCTTCAATCGGTTCTGACATCAGTGTATCCTTCTCTATACTTGAGTATAGATGCACTATCAATGTATCTTACACAAAGCAGGTGAGGACACAAGGATTTCTTGTGAACCCTTACTTCATGCACTGCAGTGGCAACCTTATCAGCTGTCCACAGAGCATGAGAGAGCGACACCTTCAAATTGCAAGAGACTTCATGGATAAGGTGAAAATTGTTAGTTTCAAAAGAAAGTAAACCATCCTAACACCAGTAAACTGGTATAAGAGTAAACAGGATGTCAAAAACTTCTAATAAAGGATCAGTCATTCATGTTGAGCATGTTCTATATAAAGAACCTAGTTTCCATAATACAGGGATATAGGGTGTAGATCAGTGGGCCAAAAGTAGGATTAGGGTGAGAATAAGATGATAtagttttaatttgaaaaagagGGTTCTCccaacaaatttttaaaaaaatgtgtaaattattaatatccataaattattaaatcattaagaaaatgagataaaCATTGTTTGTTTaaattcttctttctttggCAAATAGGCACACACAcaagcctctctctctctctctctctacaaaatttcaaatgcaAGATGAACATTGTTTGCTCAAATTTCTTTCCCTTTGGCAAATAGAACAAACACATGCATGCACACAAACCTCACACACTCTGCTATACAATTGGAACTGGAGTCTCACAAGGGATTTAGCGATtccacaaaatttcaaatgaagATAAACATTGTTtgttcaaatttctttttttctttggcaaatAAAACACACAGAGACCCCCCTCTTTATCTCACATACACACTCAAACACATCTTTCCCTCTCTAGCTctttctctctcacacacaGAAACACGATGCATACAAGATGAATACTGTTTGctcaaatttcctttttctttggaaAATAGAACAACCaagttaaaaa
Above is a genomic segment from Vitis riparia cultivar Riparia Gloire de Montpellier isolate 1030 chromosome 7, EGFV_Vit.rip_1.0, whole genome shotgun sequence containing:
- the LOC117917333 gene encoding cinnamyl alcohol dehydrogenase 1-like → MPLKNCMQGCNHGPFHEYKTQTPQGLHHSFSFSFCLFFYLFTLFGVWCHLILRPKKMEGRRVVGWAARDASGLLSPYSFTLRKTGPEDVVIKVLYCGMDHTDLHQMRNEVHSTNYPLVPGHEVVGEVVELGSEVKKYRVGDMVGVGCIVGSCGRCLSCNSNIEQYCNNRIFTYNGIYKDGRPTQGGFCSAMIVHQKFVVRIPEKLSPEQAAPLLCAGVTAYSPLRQFMGSGKVLNAGILGLGGVGHLGVKIAKAMGHHVTVISSSDKKREEALQHLGADAFLVSSNAAEMEEAANNLDYILDTVPALHPLQSYLSLLKVDGKLFLVGVSPKPLQFDATDLILGKKNITGSFIGSMEETQEILDFWAEKNLTSMIEIVKMDYVNKAFERMERSDVRYRFVVDVAGSNLE